The genomic stretch CCTTGCAAAGGTGATGTATATTTGCACGGAACGCCTGCAAAGTTTTAGGAACGTGTTTAATGCGATGTCAATGCATTTCAAATAATAAACAATGTCATACATTTGGTCTTTACCTTCGTAGTTTCCGATCATGGTCCTAGTAGCATTAGCATTTGGCCCGATTACTGCCAATGATTTAATGGATTTCGCGTTTAGAGGCAATGATCCTTCACAATTTTTAAGCAACACAATCCCTTGCCTTGCAGCTTCGCGTGCTAGCTCCTGGTTTGCTGAAGTGCAGACATCTTTTGGACCAAGGTTTCCATAAAGTTGCTTGCTAGGATCACCATCGAAGAAACCAAGACGCATTAATGTAGCAAAGTTGTTCGACACAGCATTGTTAATGGCTGCTTCGGCTATAAGTCCTTGCTTCACAGCACCTTCTGTATATCGGCCAAGAAAACTTCCACAGTTCAAATCTAATCCTGCAAAATAAACATTTGTACACAACAATGATGATAAATAGATGTTGCCTATAAATATTTAAATTTCTAATATTCAGATGTAGTTTACCTGCTAGAATGGATTTGGCTGCAGCTTCCTCAGGAGTCTTGGTATAGTGCTGATCTTTGAAAAGCACATCGACGGAATCACAATCAGAAACTATATATCTGCATAGCACATGCATATCTTTTGTTAACGTTCAATGGAGTGTGAGATAAGATTTAAGAggcttgaaaaatgaaaatttaCCCATTTAGTTTCCATTTTCCGCGGATAACACCTTTAAGAAGATCAGGATCAGCACAAGTCGGTTTTCCATTTACTTGATTGTAAGAACACATGACACTAGCAACATTTCCATCGATCACACAGCTCTTAAAAGGCGGTTGGTATGTATCATCCAAATCTTGCTGTGTCACCTAACAAAATCAACGACAAAATCAACGATTCTCCATTTTCTATAATCCTAAAACACACATTAACTAATTTTCATTTCGATTTTCAACCTATGATAGATAGATTACCACAGCATTGAAGGTGTAACGCTGAACACCTTTCCAGTCATCAACATCATAGGCAGTGTAGTGTTTGCAACATGCAGCAACCTTAAGCTTGTTGGAATCTCCATCATCAGTTTGTTGCAGACCTTTCACATACCCCGCCGCGTATTTGCTAGCAAGCAAAGGGTCTTCCCCGGGCGTCTCTTGACCTCTCCCCCATCTCGGATCCCTAAATATGTTAATATTCGGTGACCAATATGTTAAACCAGCTAACCCTACATTGTGCATTGCTCTAGCTTCTGTTGAAACCACCTACAAATATTTGCCATAAAACAAAACACCATTTCAAAGACATGTAAGATTTGACAAGAAAAACAAGAATAACAGAAAGAGAAACCTCACCTTTCCAATGGTTTGGAACAAGGAAGTATTGAAAGAAGCTGCAATGGATATAGGCATAGGAAAACTGGTTGATCCAGGCACAACGTTCGAAAAGCGAGTTCCTGGACCGACGTAAGAAACTCCATGAAGTGCTTCAGACCACCATTCGTATTTCGGAATCCCAAGTCTGCTCACATTAACAGCAGAATTCACAAGGTTACCAACCTTCTCCTGCAATGTCAACCTCATCACAAGGTCTTTCACCCTTGCATTCACTCTCAAAGACTTGTCACAGAATCTGTAATTCGCCAATGCTGGATTCTTGACAACATCACAGGCGAAAACCGGCCATGTTTGGCTCGAAACTCCACCACAACTCAACAAAATTGTGGCAAACAGAATTAAAAAACATAGGAAACCAGATACATTAGTATCTGCAGAGGCCATTGTGACTTTGAGAGCTAGAAAACACAATTTTTTTTGAGTCTGTTACTGAATTACATGTATCATATCAGAAGAAAAGTGTATAATAAAAAGTGTTTAGTAGAGTCCGTGATGTGTGTTATGAGTTATGAGTAAAAAAGTAGAAGACTATTAATTAATATATGTAAATACATTTGGCAGAGAGTGAAGAAATATACATGAGAAGGAATCTCCGTGGTTGTGTAGATTAAACTAGTCCGTGAAAACTGatcaaaaaagagaaaaatttaCTATGTTTCATGGAGAGTGTTGTTTTTGTTTGGAAGCTCAATTTGCAGCATCTGTAATATATAAGATAAATAACATTATTGCATTGTGTTCTATTATTATAATAACAACAATAAGATACTGGTTTCTTTTCGCACACTTTCTTTATTTCACATATTTTTATacttttttatttcttttttgttaagttatttatcattttttttttgtttatgaGTGAGAATATGTTAGATCCATGGAAAGAGACTTATAACTTTGCCTACGTTAGGCAGAAGACACTCTTTTAATTTTTAGATAATACCAAATTCCTTTTATAGAAAGCTTTAACTCAGGAAAACAAAGTTAGGAAAAAGTCTTTTAGGGATATATAAAAGCATTGTTATAAAATACAATTTAATAAATGTCatataaaattatatttttttaaaagttCATGTTAAAATCTCAAACCTCCCGAGGTTGTCCGACTTTCTATTGATTTCTTTGATTAGATAAATATATAAAGTTTTGTCTAACGTTCAAGTAAATTGCTGAGGCTAGTCATGGAAAATGTAATCTCAAAGGCACAATTAATTTTTGTTAAGGGGGATAAATCTTAAATGACGTAGTTATAGTTAACGAAGTGGATATTGCAAAGAAGTGACATAAAAAGTTGATATTGTTTAAAGTGAATTTTAAGAAGACTTATGATTTAGTTGAACGAGGGTATCTAGATGTTGTGATGGGATATATGGGATTTTCAAGGATATGGGGGAATGAATTACGATGTATGTTTAGTCACTACGAGATTTGTTCTCGCTAACGATAATTCAATTGAAGAATTTGTGATGGGGAGAGATTTGAGGCAAATAGACCCTTTATTTATGTTCTTGTTCCTTATAATGGAAGAAGGTTTCAATGTTATGTTTAATGCTTCTATTATACTCGCTCTTTTTACGAATTATAATATTGGTATAGACTTTGAGTACATGACTTGACATCTCTAATTTGTAGGTAATACCTTGATTTTGTGCGATAAGAGTTAAGAGAATATTAGATCTTTAAAGGAAGACCGGATCCTTCTTGAAATGATTTTAACCTTGTTGGTTAGTTTTGACAAGAGCTTATTGGTTAGTATTATTGTATTAGATTTGTGGCTGGTGAAGGCTTCAAGTGGTACTAAATTGTAAATTTGATCGGACTGTGTTTCTTTACCTATCTCTTCTCATTAGGGGAAATCCTCAATGCAGTTCAGTCTGGACTCCTATGATAGAGAAATTAAAAAAGATTATCAAATTATAAGAGTAAAAACTTTTTATGGGTGGTCGACTTCTTCTCATGAAATATATTTTGATGTCTCTATCGATTTATTTTATTTCCTTCGTTTAGTTCCTGTGTCTATTATATGTTCTATTAAATCCTTATTTAAGTCTTTTCTTTGAGGGGTAGTGGGGATGTCCATAAGATTCATTCGTTTATCTAAAATAAAGTgtggtcatataaaaattatgCGAGTTGGAGGTTCAAAGCGTAAGAGAGTTCAATTTTTACTTGTTAGACAAGCGGTGGTGATACAACATATTGATCAAGATATGTTGTGGTATAGGGTGTTAGTTACTAGATATGAGGCAGAAGATAATTGTATTAAAGGTGATGGTAGTAAAACGTCTGCATATGGTAGTAAAACGTTTGCGTGGAGAAGTGATCTGTTAAGAGTTAAGGACGATATAAGGTTGAGTATGACCCGTTGGCTACAAGGTAGGTTATCTTGCTCGATAGGTAATGGTTAACAATCTTCCTTTTTGGAAGATCCTTCGTTGGATGGAGGTACTTTTTGTTCTAAGTTTCATCTCCTATATGAGTTATTGGATGacaaaaatatttttgagaaGATATGAAAAAAAATTAGGGTATGGCGTCGAGGATCTAGAGTGGTGGTGGAAGATGAAAACTTATGCGTGAGAGGATGAATAGGTGGTAGTGTGTTACTCTTTGCTGGATAATATTATCATGTAGGTTAATATAATGAATCACGGGATATGGACTTTTAATCGTGATTTGACTACTTTATGAGAGAATAATATCATATTCTGACTCATGAAGATCAAATTGATCCAATGCTAACTCAGAAACCCATATTGAACAAAATTATACCATTTAAAGTTTCTCTATCTATGTTGAAGCTGGTGAAcaataaaattttaaaaaaagaCAATTTGGTGAGGTGGAGAATAGTTTCTCCATGCTCGTTGGAGTGTACGCGTGGTTGTCGGAAAGAGGAGAATATTGAACATTTATTCTTAGAGTGTGAGTTTTACGACAATATTTGGACTTGTGTCCTTCAATGGTTGGAGATTTTCTGTGTTATTTTGAATGTTTTAACCGTTCATGTCCTCCAAATTATGTGATCCCATTCTTTTAGTAAAAAGACTCGTCAATGTTTCAAATCATCCGACTAAGGATCATCTAAGTTATCGAAAAAGGAAGAAAGTTTAACATTTTTTTATATTTGTAACAATATATTCAAGCTCAACCTTTTATTTAACCTAAAGAAATCCTTGCCATATCAACAAAGTGCTCTTAGAGGATGTTTAAATTGTCTCCTATGATTAATAAATTAATTCAATAAAAAAGTGATATTATAGAATAAGTTATTTATTTAAAGTAAGAGAAAACAgttaatttatttatattttattcaataaaataaatttttaaacAAATTTTCAAACCATGTGATAGGAGAGGCCTAACATTTTCTTCATTTGGGGTAGTGTAGGGTTAATTTTCTTGTAACAAATTGGAATACAGATCATCGATTGTCTGAGATGGTAAAATCACGTGAGCAAAATTTGGCATCTAGTTTCAATTTTGATTAGACTCTAGAGTGAAAACAGAGAAAAAAGGCCTATAAGTAAATGAAGAAGAAAACAAAACAAGTTAGATAGAAGTGTAATCTTGCAGAAATTGGTCACAATTATTGCATGGGAAAGGGTTATCTATTTGTTGCAGAATAGAAATTCCATATCCCAACTTGAACATGTGAGTTTTTTTAAACTGTTACAAATTAAATGTTTAATGTTTGGTTGTGTCAACTTGTATTTCTTTTTGACAATGACATAGCCACTTGCACATCAAAGGAAAGCAAAAGGTTaatatattatgattgtataaTTTAGAATAGTTTTGTATTTTTTAAGAAATGTGGACAGTTAAAAAAAGAGTAGATGTCAAAGATGAGATAATGTATTCATGAATCATTGGAGTGATGAAACTTAAATGGATTTTAGGAGTAGTTTCCTTTTCTAACTTTATTTGGTTGTAGTTTCAAATCTTCATAGGAAAGCGCAAAAAGTAATGTTTTAAAAACCAAATCAAACCAACCGGTTTAATCGATTGGACCGGGAATTAGAGATGAATTCGATTGAGTTAAcattttaaaattattaaagAGTCAAAATCGGAGTATAATCAGAAAAATCGGATTGAACCGTCCAAAACCATTCAAACCAAATAATCGGAGTCGATTTTATAAATCCACCCGATTCAAAAAAATTCATTAAATTGaccatttttttaattttttcaaaattttaataCATCAATATCAAAACTTAACATACATTCACATACAATAAAAAAACCTTTTTTTTACAATCATACAAATGTTTAAGTTTTTTCACTCTattatagtttttctttcaaccACACTTCACCATCATCACACCGTCTCTATCAAACATAGTAAGGATATCAAACTCAATATTAATTGTCTTTCAAGTCAATATTATTTGTTGCTTTCAATTATGATTTATTTATCGTAGTTCAATtcaatttttttgtttttgtttaatgaagtatattatattatttatttttggtattttatcttatttaatttaaatattcttaattatttgaactttattttagttattatattctattattttaattttggtttgaattagtttaacttagtttattgtaattttttaatttgattaaatgaatgttgaaatgaaatgtaaaactatgttatgttattatatatattattGATATTGTTATATTAAATTTGTAATGAATTTTTAAAATATGTATTTTATTAAGTTGTGAGCATATgattatttgtgacatatttatgaaatttatttttatattattaatttatttaataaacgGTTCGATTGTAGATTTAATTGATTGAAGCAATTGAACCTTAAACCGTAAGTTTCATCGATTCGATCTCCGGTTCGGTTTTTAAAACATTGGGTAAAAGAATGGGAGAGGTTAGAGGTGAATTTTTTTCCTTTGTATTCTACAATgtctatgaaaatttaaaatattcttttttaattaaaaattcTTTGTAATTAAATTATTGtcttctatttttattttaataaatataataattcatattattattaaaataaaaaataattataaatgACGTAAATGTTCAATTATGGAATTTAAGCAATATCATATCATTAATTTAACTATCACGTCATAGAAAATAACatcaaaataaaatgtgaaacTAAAATCTAAAATTTTTTAAAATAGAGAAATTACAATTCTGATTTTTAAAACAGAAAATCAAAACATAAAAAGAACGAAAAATCAAAACATAAAAAGAAcgaaaaatcaaaaaatcaaaattatatTTAAATCTAAAAAAGTAAATAAGTATTAAAATATATGCATGTGTTTCGATTCTGTTTGAATCGATTTTAAAAAATCAATCTAAAATTTGGTTCGAACATAATGATTTTCACAAAAGAATTTTTTTTTAGACAAAATAGGCAAAGAAGCACCAAGCAAGTATGATTAAAAAAGATAAGATACAATCAAAATGAGGGTGGCTAAATCAAACCATGGACCTTGAATATAAAACTAGGCAAACCTAACTTAATCTTTATAAcgttatttttaataaaaatagGTATGATAAGCTAATAATGAAGGCAACAAAGAGAAAGACCAACATCGGAAAGAGAATCCGTGTAAGCATTGCCTTCTCTATAAATGTGAAATACTATGAGGTTCATGTTCCTAGCATAGCCTAAGCGATTGGACCACCAGTTTCTTAGGCTCCAAGGAACTAAGGCTTGGTTTTTGAAAACAAGGACCACAAGAACAAAATCAAATTCCAACCACAAGTTAGTGTATTGTAGATGATGTGCATGCTCAATAGCTTGAAGAGCATCCGAAATCTATGTAAAGAAGGCAGAGTTAGAACCAACTGGTTCAACAAGGACACCAAGGAAGTCAACATGTATGTCCCTAAATAAGCCACCACATGCAATCATAATGATGATTAGAGGTTGCCAAATAACCTCCTTGATAGAGGGTGCATTGAGAAGATGAAAATTGATTACTAAAGATTTGAGAAAACTAAAATCTTGGATGGAGGAAGAGGATTTGAGAGAGGTGTGGTTTCCAACAATTAAATGTTATCAACATCGAAACTTGTAGTTACCTCTTTCACAATGGTTCCAATTATGAACCGGGTTTCAATCAACTGTGAATCCATGAGTCTCACACCGAGCTCCAAGCCTCAACATCAAGCTTGTGATAATTATCGATCACCAACATCAAAACATGTAATCACCTTTTTCACAACAATAACTCATGATGCATAAATGAATGTATCCATCGTCACAACAACTCAACAATATAAACGGTATCACATCAACCGCATAATTTCCTGTACAACATCAACAAAATAGTTTCACATCGAAACTACACATCTCAACTCAATATGTTATTTTATATGTATAATAATTCATCTCATAATCACATCAACATGATCACAACAATTGCAACAACACAAATGGTATCACATCAACCACATAATTTTCTGTACAATATTAACATGATAGTTTCACATCAAAACCATGTATCTCAATTCAACATGTCATCAAAACACGACAATTAAACAACATGCAATTATATTAGCAATATACCACAACAATTCATCATCAACGGAAACTCAACATTTCGCTAAACGGTTCATCACATCATCATAAAACTCACAATAACAGTACATACATAATCCTAGTTTAATCATCCCAACTCTCATTACAACTATGTAGTTTATCATGTTAGCTTTTCAACACTTCAAACAACATCTAAATCGGACTTACGAAatgaaagttatgaccaaaatcgttGGGATATGTCAACAGTTCATTACCCGAACATATGAACGAAGACTTCGCCAACACAATAGGTATAAGAATAATACTCAAACAATCCATCTATCACTTTCATATTATATTTATGATCATTATCTTTCTAACGCTTCAAATGGTACGTCGTTTGGATACACGGTTAAAAATTTATGAGGTAAAACGTCAAAGCATATCATAGTTCAACATTCAGTGACAATCGATTTTCAATAGGTGACAACCGATTGTCACCAGTGCCAGACCCCAAAAAGtacttttttttaaaaacatgACAACTGATTGTCATCATGCTACAACCGATTGTCATGGGTacatttttttcaaatttttacACTAGTACAATCGATTGTCACCTTGGGACAACCGATTGTCATTAAGTGATTTTCCAAAAATCCATGTTGTGCCATTACGTGACAGTGCCAAATTTTCCAATCGTTCAGTGTTATACTAGACTCAATCACATGCTTCTAATTTATTATGATTCTCGATCTAACCACGTTATCACACCTATTTCATCTTATAGATCATAAATATATTAAGTTATTTTATGAACTATTCATTTAGATTCACCAAAACAGATATCACTCAATTCACCTCAAAACTCAAGAATTCAACACAACAACAATCACATATCAACATGATTTTAATGGCAGATTCAACAACACATCACAATAATTGAATCACACATACAACCACAAAATACATCATTGTTCATCTTATTCATCAACATCAAAGAAGACACAAAACCTAATGGAGACCAGTGGACACCTCCCCACCCTTTCATGATATGACACCCATAAATGAATGATCTCTCTCGTACCTTGGTTCTCCTAGGAGCAAAAGGAATCTGGATTTCTTGGTGTTCTTCCCTCTCTCATATCTCTAAGTTTTCAATGCTACTCTTGTCTCTTCAAACCAATTTTCACGTACTTACCAAACCCTCACTTTCTCTTTAACTTATCTATTTATAATACAAAATCCCTAATTTGACCTTCTCTATTTTATCCTTCCTTACTCCCAAAATCCCTACTTTTACCATTCTCcttaatttctattttattttatgataCTTGATTTAAATTATGagattttttaaaaataaaatccaCACAATTTAAACAATGTATCAATTTTTTAATGACATATGATAACTTAGATTTATACTAATGACATCAGTATCACGCTACGTCACCGGAAATTATTTTTTTATAGAAATTAATAGAATGAACTAAATAAAATAACTAATGAAATTAAAAAActaatttataatattttttaattaaagGAAATGCCATTAATTTATTACCGTGCTAATTAAATCAAAACTTTGATATAATACTAGATTTATTTGGCAAGTAGGTGATGATGTCCAAGTATTAGAAACTTCAACTAGCTTCCACCTAAAGTTTCAATATCCAGCTGGTCTAGTTGTATATAACGctattagatttaattattagatttaattcatatttaagtttgttagatattagatttaaatattagatttgattcatatttaagtttgttagatattagatttaaatattagatttgattcatatttaagtttgttagaggcttataaatagggtgtcaatcattgtaacttttaatcctttttgtagccatcattctctgaataagaatatttccattcatcatatattctacctttgcaccaacaattggtatcagagcctggttcggattcattgggaaacacgggaaacacgagtgaacgtgaggtcttgtgtgtttggttttgattcttagattcgtgttgaatcttgaacaaaatctgatcagaattttaattctgtgggttgggaaacactgtgtgagaaatctgagtgtactgtgcaaggtagaaagatgaacggaaacggcaacatgaacaccaaacttccagtatttgacggtaaaaactggaatcgttggatgatccaaatgcgtgtactgttcggtgctcaagatgttctagatcttgtcactgatggttatgttccggtagcagcagatgcgacggatgaacagaaaaacgcgcagaaggaagtaaggaagaaggatcagaaagcattgttcttcattcatcaatgtgttgatgtaaatgtgtttgagaagattgcagattcaacgacagcaaaggctgcgtgggacacactggttagatgttatggtggtgacgcatcagtgaagaaggtgaagcttcagtccttgagaaagcaatatgagaatctcaacatgaagaataatgagaaagtttctgaatacatctccagagtgattctgatcactaatgagatgaaagcgtgtggagaaactctttctgaagaaacaatcatggagaaggtattgagatcccttacctgtcaatttgattacattgtggtagcaatagaacattccaaagatctgagcaccatgagaattgaagagctgcagagcagtctagaagcgcaagagttgcgtttgactgagagaacttctgaaagggaagtagagcagcaggctctgaaagcaacttctgataggaggtatcagaagcagtcagaagccaggagaagatctgatggtggtcagaagtcagaaagctcaacctctgatagacaaaagaatgctcagaagggaaaagagaagtatgacaagaagaaaatccaatgttactgctgtaagaagtttggtcattttgctagagactgttggtcaaacaaggaaagaaaatcagaagaagcaaatatagccagaagttctgatgacgaatctgtgctattaatggcctctgaatctgatgatatggatctgacagactggtggtatatggacactggctgttcaaatcatcttactggaaacaagaaatggctggttgactttgactctgaaaagaggacaaagatcagatgtgctgatgacaaatatcttaatgcagaaggtatgggaaatgtcagagtgactctgaacaatgggaaaacagcattgattcagaacgtgtggtatgtacctggcatcagaagcaatctgatgagtgtgggacaattaattgagaaaggtttttcagttaccatgaaggacaatcttctgaagctgtatgactgcaatcagaagttgattatggagtcagaacagggaatgaatagaacattcaaggtgaatgtcagaactgcagactcagaatgtcttagtgcaacaaatgctgagaaggagagtgagctgtggcacagaagatttggtcatttgaatttcagaagcttaaaacatctgaattcaaagaagttgatacatggaattcctgcaattaagaagcctgaaaagtcatgcaaagtttgcatggaaggaaaacaaccacgattgccatttgcgtcagaaactgctccaagagcaaaacatgccttgggagttgtacattctgatgtgtgtggtccatttccaatagcatcgattggagggaacaaatactttgtgttatttgttgatgaattcacaagaatgacatgggtatcccttattaagtttaaacacgaggtgtttgatgaattcaagaagttcagaatgaaggctgagaatcagagtggtcagaagttgaagattcttagaactgacggtggaggtgagtataactccaaagagttccagaagttctgtgaggagaatggaattgagcatgaggttactgctccttatacccctcaacacaatggtcttgctgaaagaagaaaccgcactttgcttgatatggtgagaagcatgctaaaggagaagaagcttcctcagaagctctggggagaagctgttgccactgcaacgtatgtactcaaccgatgtcctacgaagaagttgaaggaaatagttccaatacagaagtggactggagataagcaaagtgttagtcatctgaaggtgtttggttctgtttgctataaacatgttccagaagccagaagacagaagctggatgatagaagcaaagtgatgattctgatagggtaccacagtacaggtgcatacaagctctattgtccagaaaccaataaaattgaattcagtagagatgtgattgtgaaggaatcagaagtttggaattgggataagtctcaatctgattctgatgttagaacctctgaagaaatgtcagagttcagaatttctgaagttggagtaaactctgacgttgattctgactctgatagtgatccagaatctgatgttccagactctgatgttccagactctgatgatccagac from Lathyrus oleraceus cultivar Zhongwan6 chromosome 7, CAAS_Psat_ZW6_1.0, whole genome shotgun sequence encodes the following:
- the LOC127107926 gene encoding beta-xylosidase/alpha-L-arabinofuranosidase 2, translating into MASADTNVSGFLCFLILFATILLSCGGVSSQTWPVFACDVVKNPALANYRFCDKSLRVNARVKDLVMRLTLQEKVGNLVNSAVNVSRLGIPKYEWWSEALHGVSYVGPGTRFSNVVPGSTSFPMPISIAASFNTSLFQTIGKVVSTEARAMHNVGLAGLTYWSPNINIFRDPRWGRGQETPGEDPLLASKYAAGYVKGLQQTDDGDSNKLKVAACCKHYTAYDVDDWKGVQRYTFNAVVTQQDLDDTYQPPFKSCVIDGNVASVMCSYNQVNGKPTCADPDLLKGVIRGKWKLNGYIVSDCDSVDVLFKDQHYTKTPEEAAAKSILAGLDLNCGSFLGRYTEGAVKQGLIAEAAINNAVSNNFATLMRLGFFDGDPSKQLYGNLGPKDVCTSANQELAREAARQGIVLLKNCEGSLPLNAKSIKSLAVIGPNANATRTMIGNYEGVPCKYTSPLQGLSALVPTSYAAGCPDVQCTNAALDDAKSIAASADATVIVVGANLAIEAEGHDRVNILLPGQQQQLVTEVANAAKGPVILAIMSGGGMDVSFAKTNDKITSILWVGYPGEAGGAAIADVIFGYHNPSGRLPMTWYPQSYVDKVPMTNMNMRPDPATGYPGRSYRFYKGETVYSFGDGISYSTFEHKLVKAPQLVSVPLAEDHVCRSSNCKSLDVVDEHCQNLAFDIHLKIKNKGKISSSQTVLLFSTPPAVHNAPQKHLLAFEKVHLTGKSEAVVSFKVDVCKDLSVVDELGNRKVALGEHVLHVGDLMHPLGVMV